Part of the Candidatus Eisenbacteria bacterium genome is shown below.
GTGCCGCGCCGCCGGCATCCGTTCGACGTGCTGCTCACGCTCGACGGTCGCATTCTCGACGAACTCGAGGAGAAGGAGCGAGTGGCGGCGTCGACACTGTCGCGCCGCTCGCAGCTCCAGCTCTATCGACCCGATCTCAAGATCAAGGCGACTCGCGGCGGACTCGAAGCCCATCTCATGCAGCTCGAGGCGGGTGAGTTCGAAGGCCTCGTGGTGGCGGCGACCGACGCCGAGCGGCTCGGATGGCAGGAGAAGGTGAGCGAGATCTTCACCACCGAAGTGTGCGTGCCGTGGCCCGGCCAGGGAGCACTCGCTCTCGAGGTGCTGGCCGAGCGCACCGATTTGCGCGACCTGCTGGCGGCACTCGACGACAAGAAGTCGCATGCCGCGGTGGTGGCCGAACGCGCGTGGCTCGCGGAGCTGGGCGACGACGACGACCTGCCGGGCGGCGCACTGGCGAATACCTCGGACGGCCAGATCGTGATGGAGGCGGTGGTCATTGCGGTCGATGGCACCGACTCGATCCAGGATCAGATCGAGGGCCCGGCGCGCAGTGCCGAAGCACTCGGCGCCAAGCTCGCGGTGCGGATGCTCGATCGCGGTGCCGAGGATCTGCTCGCCGCGTTTCGCGGCGACGGTTCGCGGTGAGAACACGCAGCAGCCGGGCGATTCGCGGCGCGATCGCGATCGCCCTGGCGCTCGCGATCGCACTCGCAGGCTGTTCGAGCCCGCAGTCGGTCTCGTCAGGTTCGGCGTTCCCGGCGGCCGATACCACGCGTGCGCGCTCGCAGGCCCTGATCGAGAACGGAAATCTCGCCTACGAGCGTGGTGACTTCGCGCTTGCGGCTCGACGCTATGCGGCCGCAGCGGTCGTCGACGGCGACGATCCGGCTGCGTACTACGGGCTCGGGATGGCGCTGACCAAGCTGGGGCGCGATGAACAGGCGCGTACTGCCTACGCACGGGCGCGCGAACTCACCCGCCAGGGGTTGGGGAACCCGACGACGCCTTAGTCGGCGACAGTCGACGCCTCGACGAGGCTCGGCTCGCGTTCGCCACCTTGCGCCGATGCGCCCGAATGATGTTTTCTCCGATGATTCGCGCCGTCACCCGGGCCGCGCCGCCACTTCCTCGATCCCCGAACCCCATGCTCGATCTCAAATTTCTGCGCCACAACCGCGAACGCGTCGAGACCGGGATCGCCCTCAAGGGAACGACGGTCGATCTCGACCGTTTCTACGAGATCGAGTCACGCCGCCTCGCGCTGCTTCACGAAGCCGAGGAGCTCAAAGGTCGCCGCAACACGACCAGCGAGTCGATTGCGGCGCGCAAAAAGGTGGGTGAGGACGCGAGCGCCGACATCCTCGCGATGCGGGAGGTCGGCGACCGCATCCGAGTGCTCGACACCGAGTTGAAGACGCTCGAGGAAGAGAGCGAGCAGCTCGCCGCCTGGATCCCGAATCTCCCTCACCCGAGCGTTCCGCCCGGCAGCGGCCCCGAGCAGAACCAGGTGGTGCGCACGTGGGGCACGGTGCCGAAGTTCGACTTCGAGCCCAAGCCGCACTGGGAGCTCGCGACCGAGCTGGGGCTGCTCGACTTCGAGCGTGCACCGAAGCTCGCGGGGTCGGGATTCCTGATCTTCACCGGGCGCGGCGCACGGCTCGAGCGGGCGCTCATCAATTTCATGCTCGACCTGCACACGCGCGACCACGGCTACACCGAGATCTCGGTTCCGCACGTGGTGCGGCGCGCGGCGCTGTACGGCACCGGTCAGCTCCCCAAGCTCGAGAGCGACATGTATCACATCGGTGAGGACGACCTGTTCCTCAACCCGACGGCCGAAGTGCCGGTGACGAACGTGTGGCGCGACGAGATCCTCGAGCCCACGGCACTGCCGCGCCGCGTGACCGCCTACTGCGCCTCGTACCGCCGCGAGGCCGGGACCTACGGCAAGGACACGCGCGGCATGATCCGGGTGCATCAGTTCGACAAGGTCGAGCTGGTGCGGATCGTGGCGCCCGAGACCAGCTACGACGAGCACGAACGACTGGCGGGCGACGTGGCGTCGGTGTTCGAAGCGCTCGAGCTGCCTTACCGTGTGTTGCTGCTGTGCAGCGGCGACATGAGCTTCGCGGCCGCCAAGTGCTACGACTTCGAAGTGTGGTCGCCCGGGACCGCGGGGTGGCTCGAGTGCTCTTCGTGTTCGAACTTCGAAGATTTCCAGTCGCGGCGCATGAACATGCGATGGCGGCGCGAGGCCGGCGCCAAGCCCGAGTACCCGCACACGCTGAACGCCTCGGGCGTCGCGCTGCCGCGCACGTTCGCGACGCTGCTCGAGAACCACCAGACCGCGGCCGGCACGGTGCGCATTCCCGCGGCGCTGCGCCCCTACCTGGGCGGACTCGAGGAGCTGGCGCCGGAGCGCTGACGTGAACCACGCCGGCGGGACTCCGGGCGGTCGTGGATCTCGTGAGGCCGGCGCGCGCGCGGGTGCGAACGCGCATCGCGACAAACGGCGCTTCGAATCCACTGACGCGCTGCGGGTCGGCGTGTTCCTGGGCGGCAGCCTGTTCGTGATCGTGGCGTTCCTGTTCACGAGCGTCATGGTGACGCGACTGTCCGAGGAGGTCGCGACGACTTCGCGGGTGCTGGCGCGATTCCTGGCACAGGCTTCGTTCCCGGCCACCCGCGATCCGCAGCTGCAGGAGATCCTCGCTCAGGTGGTGGCGGGCATCGACTTCCCGATCGTCATCACCGATATCGACTCGCTGCCGCGCGCCTGGCGGCAGATCGGCATCGATACCGGCTCGGTGCCGGCGGCTTCGATCGACAGTCTGGCGCAGG
Proteins encoded:
- a CDS encoding tetratricopeptide repeat protein, coding for MRTRSSRAIRGAIAIALALAIALAGCSSPQSVSSGSAFPAADTTRARSQALIENGNLAYERGDFALAARRYAAAAVVDGDDPAAYYGLGMALTKLGRDEQARTAYARARELTRQGLGNPTTP
- the serS gene encoding serine--tRNA ligase — translated: MLDLKFLRHNRERVETGIALKGTTVDLDRFYEIESRRLALLHEAEELKGRRNTTSESIAARKKVGEDASADILAMREVGDRIRVLDTELKTLEEESEQLAAWIPNLPHPSVPPGSGPEQNQVVRTWGTVPKFDFEPKPHWELATELGLLDFERAPKLAGSGFLIFTGRGARLERALINFMLDLHTRDHGYTEISVPHVVRRAALYGTGQLPKLESDMYHIGEDDLFLNPTAEVPVTNVWRDEILEPTALPRRVTAYCASYRREAGTYGKDTRGMIRVHQFDKVELVRIVAPETSYDEHERLAGDVASVFEALELPYRVLLLCSGDMSFAAAKCYDFEVWSPGTAGWLECSSCSNFEDFQSRRMNMRWRREAGAKPEYPHTLNASGVALPRTFATLLENHQTAAGTVRIPAALRPYLGGLEELAPER
- the hemC gene encoding hydroxymethylbilane synthase, whose product is MAHVTRLKLGVRSGLLARSEAEEIVDALGSAHPGVEIEVVRMGSTGDHVHDRARGGAFTAELDDALRDGRVDVALHDLPDLPGVRPDAFVLVAVPRRRHPFDVLLTLDGRILDELEEKERVAASTLSRRSQLQLYRPDLKIKATRGGLEAHLMQLEAGEFEGLVVAATDAERLGWQEKVSEIFTTEVCVPWPGQGALALEVLAERTDLRDLLAALDDKKSHAAVVAERAWLAELGDDDDLPGGALANTSDGQIVMEAVVIAVDGTDSIQDQIEGPARSAEALGAKLAVRMLDRGAEDLLAAFRGDGSR